A region of the Clupea harengus chromosome 7, Ch_v2.0.2, whole genome shotgun sequence genome:
GGGCTTCGCTCTGTCACCCGTGGTAAGTAACTGTTACCTTAAGTTGTGTTATTGGTAGAAAGCTGTTACTATAGGCAGTGGGCACTCACTTTATTTTACCTGAAGCGCCCCCTTTTAAGTAACGTTAACTGTTAGTGTTTACAATGATCAGTATTGAGGCAATGACGGTAATTATAACGCTCGATAGGCGAAAGTTAGCTAGCGATAGTTAGCATAACGTTTCGTTTAATGTAAGCGTAACTTTGTTAGCTTGCACTGTAGATAGTGGTACAAATTACCCCATACAAGGATACATATCGAGTCAGCGAAATGTTTTAAAACTCAAGCCACGTtggcttgtttttgtttacgttAATACTTACTTAAAAGCTACTTGCTGTGCCTTCTACTAAGAAAAGATAACCAGGATTGTATTTCGCACAGCACTAGCAAGCTGACACAAATGTAACATTAACCGTTAAGGCCCTGTCTTTATATTTACTTTTGTAATGTGAATTTACCTTGTTTAACTAATTTTCACAACCTGGTATCTAGCTTGTAATGTAGTCCTGCTAGATATCATCTCTTAGGTTAATATGATAGCATATACAACTGAACTGCCAGGTCAACGTTACCACAAATGTCTAGTAGTAGATGATTTGCTTGCCTAAGTTTTATCGTCACGAAAACTTCATTAAGCATCATTAAAGGATGTTAATGCCAGGGTTGCAATGTGTCGTTGTGGTAATGTTAGGTAGGTGCATTTGTTAGTTGTGTTGCCAGCAATGTAGTTAAAGTTGGCAAGGCTGGATTACACTATCTTCAGAACCAGGACAAATACCCTCCATCAGTTGTGCAGAGCACTCTGCACTTTGTGCCTCGTTTGCTTGACATTTACACCAAGAAGTGCTATACTGCAAAGCTGGTAAAATACATCCGTTCTGGTTTCCTagtaagcttcttttttttttttgtatgagtCAAGCATAACGGTTGTTTTTTGTTGCTGCCCAACACTACTTCTCAGACTACCTCTGCAAGCCAGAAGACAACCTCTACAACATTGACTTCATACGCTTCAAGATAAGAGATCTGGAAACCAATACAGTGCTCTTTGAGATTGCCAAACCTCAAAACTGTGGTAGGTAGTGCTTTACATTGATTAGATTAAAGTATTGAATGCATTGGATGTTCCAGATAACATTCAACTAGTACTGATGTCTCTGAATAAGAGTTACATCACTACTAACCTGGCGAGATTGAGTGTGGTACTTTACTCTGTGATAGCATGTGACTTTGGACATCGTGGGAtacctcttccacacacacccatctctcccctctttctctaccgCTTTGACAGACGTAttggatgaggatgatgaaaaTGGAGAGGTTGATTCCAGTGCAGGGCGTTTTGTGCGTTATCAGTTCACTCCAGCATTCCTTAGGCTGCGCACTGTTGGAGCCACGTGAGTTCTCAGCACCGCCGTACACAGCAGCCACTCATCTAACTGGAGAAACACCTTTCCAGTTGTCTAGTTGGCCTATTTCATTAGTTATTCACCTTCATAAAAATCCAAATGCAACCAAGGCCAAGTATAACCGTTTAAACCAGGCTCAATGTGATGTTCATATACTAGACACCGAGATGTTATTTGTTCAGTGTAAACATGTAGCATATGGTAACAGTCACTTAAAACGAATTGCCTTATTAATAGTTTGCCACGTTGCTGTATAGTAACCCTTTGCCCGTGTCactttctgtttcttcttctgtcttttccCCTCCTTAGCGTGGAGTTTACGGTGGGAGACCAGGCAGTGCAAAACTTCCGGATGATTGAGAGACACTATTTCCAGGATCGTCTGCTGAAGAGTTTTGACTTCGACTTCGGATTCTGCATCCCCAGCAGCCGTAACACGTGTGAGCACATCTACGAGTTCCCACAGCTCCCAGAGGACATGAGTGAGTTCAGCTAACACTGCTGCACTAGGGTTTACTAGGGTTTCATAAGTTAACTGTTACTCTTAACTCTTACTCTTTTTTTCTAGTTATTCTAGTTACCAAACATATGTTGTGTTCTATTTTAATTATTGTACTCTTCACATTTCTCTGTCActccctgttttctctcttcactatctacttcactcttttctctctctctctctctctctctctctctctttctccctctctctccctgtctctcagtcCGTCAGATGGTTGAGCATCCATATGAGACCAGGTCAGACAGCTTCTACTTTGTGGACAACAAACTCATCATGCACAACAAAGCAGATTACGCCTACAATGGAGGTCAGTAGTGTCTGGAGACTGTGGAGCAGAAAGCATTTGGCGTGCGTGGTGTGGACATCCAGGAGGacctgttccacacacacacacaccatctgcaacaccccccactccccaacaCCCAGCTCGGATTGGACTCTTGCCTCTGCCCGTTGCTCCTTGACGAGTCACCTTAAGAGGACCAACCTTCTGCCTTTCAAAGATGTTTCCGTTATTGTTTTTATAGCAAGAAAataacctcttctctctgtctttatgatTCCTACACATGGATGTTTGGTGTCGTCATACACAATTTATAATGCCTTTTCcccctgattttttttctgtgtgcaaGTCAGGTTATACCACATTCcaacttgtgtttgtgtgtgtgtgcgggtccAGTCTGAATCATGCTTTTACTCTCTGGGATGAGGCTTTGTGCATGACATGACTGCCAGCACGATTCAGTGGTTTTCCCAGTGAAAGAGGGATGTAGACgaaccccccacaccaccaacTGTAGCAGTCAGATGATtcaaggagagaaagtgacacagAGATAGTTGATGGTTAACCCATAGCATTCTCAGCCTTTTGAAGCAAAGCCTAGTTAGAGTTGAGTGAACTTTTCCCCAGAGGGTAACTAATGGCTCAGTCTGTACCCTGGTCTACTTCCTGAAGCCAGATTACACTCTGAACTTATGCAGACCCTGAGATAGAACCACATCTTTTGt
Encoded here:
- the unc119.1 gene encoding protein unc-119 homolog B — protein: MSSQSSRNDSAATVNGSETTVSGRDRKPGGSVLKRLKSRKNQTDRRPVTEDELRALGKDITPDGVLGLRSVTRDYLCKPEDNLYNIDFIRFKIRDLETNTVLFEIAKPQNCDVLDEDDENGEVDSSAGRFVRYQFTPAFLRLRTVGATVEFTVGDQAVQNFRMIERHYFQDRLLKSFDFDFGFCIPSSRNTCEHIYEFPQLPEDMIRQMVEHPYETRSDSFYFVDNKLIMHNKADYAYNGGQ